One part of the Mya arenaria isolate MELC-2E11 chromosome 3, ASM2691426v1 genome encodes these proteins:
- the LOC128229315 gene encoding uncharacterized protein LOC128229315: protein MFVILEWISFLCLVLRVAGVPGDIAHDKGAIARHLDNIAKPNQRYAELAVDDDPNTCSSTDFATSSRTEPPWWRIWFPNSFSFSNIELTINKTTLQYLCNVSVSVTNMTETESRDKKHWLTDDLCYHGDGFKLSKDSDYAIIRFYCISLPFGNTIKITLGSNKSQLEICDVNINQACVNNTFGPNCSITCNEHCTGLCDSVNGTCSVCSPGYKGQFCNETCRNFTYGQNCSRRCNESCLVPCNKINGSCLKCVPGRKGPYCNELCDNGTFGQDCSRNCSKQCTGPCNKEDGTCSSCQPGYQGDSCNKTCDKNTYGQNCTNNCSKHCSEPCNNVNGSCGTCKPGYKEQFCNKPCDNNTYGQNCAKQCSDHCVGPCNNIDGNCTTCKPGFEGQFCNESCAKNKWGMNCNKTCGQCATKECNSYNGSCEMGCKAGYQLKTCQEPCDDLSFGVNCSGTCNSTCKGPCNKTNGMCLDCQSGWNGSYCDKECPGGYYGSRCIHGCGYCLNGTCDRVSGNCLTGCKPGYQHTPLCYDECPNGTFGLNCSQNCSEHCERTCDRVDGHCSCQKGYQLPMCINECELGTWGENCSQTCGGCHSENCSKTSGQCLSGCKPGYKILLDCLEKCDAGQYGNNCSGTCSKNCEDPKTCNKTNGFCSFCEPGWQGPKCNDSCPDLLYGQNCQETCGYCAGATCNKTDGHCIACLPGYKNDERCKTECEVGSHGVDCQERCGMCAGDEGCHPGNGTCPLGCKTGFSGDGCTLKLKASSEPYTVALGVGGGILVLTIIAAVVVVLVMRRRKAAKSQKNLPANIIQKSAEIQHLGTSKAPKKSTDGVEESMKKQDKSLPVAPTEDPSVVQEPTYGNMMDEEGPRKPVTLSHLLSYIITKSADQTYFKNEYAAIPTGMIHPATAARDPANAGKSRYKNLYAYDHSRVHLKKQQGGTDYINACYIQGYSGRPEFIASQGPMDAMIEDFIRMIWEKDVITVVMVTNLVELGKIKCLQYWGEVNVEKEIGMFVVVLTAEQEKSDFVVRDLKVFKKTNRDVARSVRQFHYTAWPDKDVPDSPASLLMFWYTVRAYDPRRAGPWLVHCSAGVGRTGTFIAMDILHSQGNQTGVIDVVQCVNTLRDQRVNMVQTLSQYKFLHEVMYEALVLSSWPVPVDEFPKEHQRLLQVDPVLNKTNILLEYENEKAYQTMVLSKVRLDSDGQEIDAFRFAKLPENVGKNRSQSVLAQNMYRPFLRTPVSGRNDYINAVYIPTLSDRYAFVVSQTPLEDTLVDFCRLIHDHDIRIVVSFPDEGREQVGRLPISGSSTIGPFTVRLEKEKTSDSIIHRKYSLTNKTGGKKEFCQLVYKKWTRQQVVPSDQKSFVQLLQEVETRRNANLNSPVLITCLTGYERSGLVAVLLTILDILTSTGAVSVPLVIRHLRTRRQQLIPTFGQFQFCHDVALDHANTSNTYANV, encoded by the exons atgttcgtCATTTTGGAATGGATAAGTTTTCTCTGCTTGGTATTGCGTGTGGCAGGCGTACCAG GCGATATTGCACACGATAAAGGGGCGATTGCAAGGCATTTGGACAATATTGCTAAACCAAACCAACGGTATGCTGAACTGGCTGTGGACGACGACCCCAACACTTGCAGCTCTACAGACTTTGCAACAAGTTCCAGAACGGAACCACCTTGGTGGCGTATTTGGTTCCCGAACAGTTTCAGTTTCTCGAACATCGAATTGACCATCAATAAAACTACGCTAC AGTATTTATGTAATGTTTCGGTTTCTGTTACAAACATGACTGAAACTGAAAGCAGAGATAAAAAACATTGGCTTACAGATGACCTTTGTTACCATGGCGATGGTTTTAAGCTATCCAAGGATAGCGACTACGCCATCATTAGGTTCTATTGTATATCCCTGCCATTTGGAAACACCATAAAGATTACTCTTGGTTCGAATAAGAGTCAACTAGAAATCTGTGATGTCAATATAAACCAAG CTTGTGTCAACAACACATTTGGTCCTAACTGTTCAATCACATGCAATGAACATTGTACTGGACTATGTGACAGTGTAAATGGGACCTGTAGCGTGTGTTCTCCAGGATATAAAGGACAGTTCTGCAATGAAA CCTGCAGAAACTTTACATATGGTCAAAATTGTTCCCGAAGATGCAACGAATCCTGTTTAGTTCCTTGTAACAAGATTAACGGGAGCTGCCTTAAATGTGTTCCTGGACGTAAGGGACCGTATTGCAACGAAC TTTGCGACAACGGAACATTTGGACAGGATTGTTCCCGAAACTGTAGCAAGCAGTGCACTGGACCTTGTAACAAGGAAGACGGGACTTGTAGTTCATGTCAACCTGGCTATCAGGGGGATTCCTGCAACAAAA CTTGCGACAAAAACACATACGGCCAAAATTGTACCAACAACTGCAGCAAACACTGCTCTGAACCTTGTAACAACGTGAACGGTTCATGTGGAACTTGCAAGCCCGGCTATAAGGAACAGTTTTGTAACAAAC CCTGTGACAATAACACGTATGGCCAGAACTGTGCCAAGCAATGTAGCGATCATTGTGTTGGACCTTGTAACAATATTGACGGAAACTGTACTACATGTAAACCTGGATTTGAGGGGCAATTCTGCAACGAAT CCTGTGCAAAGAATAAGTGGGGAATGAACTGTAACAAAACCTGCGGCCAGTGTGCTACTAAAGAATGCAACTCTTACAACGGCTCCTGTGAAATGGGATGTAAAGCTGGTTACCAGCTAAAAACTTGCCAAGAAC CTTGTGATGATTTGTCATTCGGCGTGAACTGCAGTGGCACATGCAATTCAACTTGCAAAGGCCCCTGTAACAAGACTAATGGCATGTGTCTGGACTGTCAAAGCGGATGGAATGGTTCTTATTGTGACAAag AGTGTCCAGGCGGTTACTACGGTTCACGCTGCATACATGGTTGTGGATACTGTTTAAATGGGACCTGTGACAGGGTATCGGGCAACTGTTTGACAGGCTGCAAACCTGGATATCAACATACGCCACTATGTTATGATG AGTGTCCCAACGGTACATTTGGTTTGAATTGCTCCCAAAACTGTAGTGAGCATTGTGAACGTACATGTGACCGTGTGGATGGCCATTGCTCATGTCAAAAGGGATACCAGCTGCCAATGTGTATTAATG AATGTGAGCTGGGAACATGGGGGGAAAACTGCAGTCAAACGTGTGGAGGTTGCCATTCCGAAAACTGTAGCAAAACCTCTGGCCAGTGCCTGAGTGGATGTAAACCcggatataaaatattattggaCTGCCTGGAAA AATGTGACGCCGGTCAATATGGTAACAATTGCTCCGGAACATGTAGCAAAAACTGTGAAGATCCAAAGACctgtaacaaaacaaatggCTTCTGTTCTTTTTGCGAGCCGGGTTGGCAAGGACCAAAGTGTAATGACA GTTGTCCAGACTTATTGTATGGTCAGAATTGCCAGGAAACGTGTGGATACTGTGCAGGTGCTACGTGTAATAAAACGGATGGTCATTGTATTGCATGCCTACCTGGCTACAAAAATGATGAACGATGCAAAACCG AATGCGAGGTTGGTAGTCACGGTGTTGACTGCCAGGAGCGGTGTGGAATGTGCGCCGGAGACGAAGGGTGTCACCCAGGGAATGGGACGTGTCCACTAGGCTGCAAGACGGGGTTTTCTGGAGATGGATGCACACTGAAACTGAAAG cgtCCTCGGAGCCTTATACAGTGGCCTTAGGTGTAGGTGGTGGGATATTGGTCCTCACGATCATTGCTGCGGTAGTCGTTGTGCTGGTTATGAGAAGGCGGAAAGCTGCTAAAAGCCAGAAGAATCTTCCAGCAAATAT AATACAGAAGTCTGCAGAAATACAACATCTTGGAACAAGTAAGGCCCCTAAAAAGTCAACTGATGGTGTTGAAGAGTCAATGAAGAAACAGg ATAAGAGCCTTCCCGTGGCACCTACGGAAGATCCTAGCGTTGTACAGGAACCCACGTACGGAAACATGATGGATGAAGAGGGGCCCCGGAAACCCGTGACCTTGTCTCACCTTCTAAGCTATATAATCACCAAGTCTGCTGACCAAAcctatttcaaaaatgaatacGCG GCAATTCCAACCGGCATGATTCACCCAGCGACCGCTGCGAGAGACCCGGCAAATGCTGGCAAGAGTAGATACAAGAACCTGTATGCAT ACGATCACTCAAGGGTACATCTGAAGAAACAGCAAGGGGGAACGGACTATATCAACGCTTGTTATATTCAG GGATATTCCGGAAGGCCAGAGTTCATTGCTTCACAAG GTCCAATGGACGCTATGATCGAAGACTTTATTCGGATGATCTGGGAAAAGGACGTCATCACGGTCGTCATGGTGACAAACCTCGTCGAGCTGGGAAAA ATCAAATGCCTGCAGTATTGGGGGGAGGTAAATGTGGAGAAGGAGATCGGTATGTTTGTGGTGGTGCTTACTGCAGAGCAGGAGAAAAGCGACTTCGTCGTCAGGGATCTAAAAGTGTTCAAGAAG ACAAACCGGGACGTTGCACGAAGTGTCCGTCAGTTCCACTACACGGCGTGGCCGGACAAGGATGTGCCGGACAGCCCCGCCAGCCTGCTTATGTTCTGGTACACTGTCCGCGCGTACGATCCCCGACGTGCCGGGCCATGGCTTGTGCATTGCAG CGCTGGTGTTGGACGAACGGGGACGTTTATTGCGATGGATATTCTGCACAGCCAGGGCAACCAGACTGGCGTCATTGACGTAGTCCAGTGTGTGAACACTCTCAGGGACCAGCGCGTTAATATGGTCCAAACGCTC AGTCAGTACAAATTCCTACACGAGGTTATGTACGAGGCTCTGGTGCTGTCTTCTTGGCCAGTTCCGGTGGACGAGTTTCCCAAAGAACACCAACGCCTTCTCCAGGTTGACCCCGTCCTCAACAAGACAAACATTCTTCTAGAGTATGAG AATGAGAAGGCATACCAGACGATGGTGTTGTCCAAAGTTCGCCTGGACTCGGATGGTCAAGAGATTGACGCTTTTCGTTTCGCAAAGCTGCCGGAGAACGTCGGCAAAAACAGATCGCAGTCCGTACTTGCCC aaaatatgtaCCGACCTTTCCTTCGCACGCCAGTAAGCGGTCGCAACGACTACATCAATGCTGTTTACATTCCG ACGCTGAGTGACCGCTACGCCTTCGTGGTGAGCCAGACACCACTAGAGGACACGCTAGTGGACTTTTGTCGCCTAATACACGACCACGACATCCGCATCGTGGTCTCCTTCCCGGACGAAGGAAGAGAACAG GTGGGTAGACTTCCAATCAGCGGCTCAAGCACAATCGGACCTTTCACAGTTCGTCTTGAGAAGGAGAAAACATCGGACAGCATCATACACAGAAAATACTCTCTTACAAACAAAACTGGG GGTAAGAAAGAATTCTGCCAGCTGGTGTACAAGAAATGGACGAGGCAACAGGTGGTTCCATCGGATCAGAAGTCATTTGTGCAGCTACTACAGGAGGTGGAGACACGTCGAAATGCGAATCTAAACAGTCCTGTCCTAATAACCTGTCT TACGGGATACGAGCGGAGCGGCCTTGTGGCGGTGTTGTTGACCATACTGGACATACTGACCAGTACAGGAGCCGTGTCTGTCCCTCTCGTGATACGACACCTACGGACACGAAGGCAACAACTCATACCAACTTTC GGACAGTTCCAGTTCTGCCACGATGTTGCTCTGGACCACGCCAATACAAGCAATACATACGCCAATGTCTGA